TTGTCATCGGTAGTAACGTGGCTCATGTATATGCGGAGATTATGAAAAACCGGGATTTTGGAGGAGATTCCTCCTCATCGGCTGAGTCCACAGGGGAAAAAACCTCGCTATTATCCAAAGTTTTTGAAATTATATCCGGAAGTTTCTCGCCGTTAATTCCGGCTATGGCAGGATCAGGTATGCTAAAAGCTTTGCTGACTGTCCTGACCATGCTCGGATGGATGTCTGATACAAGTGACACATACCTGATTTTATCTGCTGCCGGTAACGCTGTATTTTATTTCTTGCCCATTTTCCTCGGCATCACACTGGGTATGAAGCTGAAAGCCAATCCTTATGTAGCTGGTGTAATTGGTGCCGCTCTGATGGAACCGAGCTTCACGGGGCTCATGGATAAAGGCTCGGATGTATCGTTCCTGGGCATACCGGTTGTGATGATGAATTATTCAGCCAGCGTATTCCCAATCTTCATATCGATTAGTATTTACGCTGTTCTGGATAAGTTACTCAAAAAAATCATTTTGAAAGACCTGCAATTGTTCCTTGTACCGATGATTGCTTTGATGATTATGGTTCCTCTGTCCGCAATGGCCTTTGGACCATTCGGCACCACGGTAGGTGACTGGATCTCCTCCGGCGTAACTTGGCTCATTGGTGTCAGCGGTATATTATCAGGGGTTGTACTCGGTGGATTCATGACCTTCATGGTTGTCTTTGGACTCCACTGGGGTTTCACTCCAATCACGATACAGAATATCGGGGTTGGCGGCGATCCGATTGAAGCCATGGCTGCTGCAGCTGTATTTGCACAAATCGGTGTAGCCTTCGGTATTTTCCTAAAAGCCAAAAAGAACAAAACCCTGCGTACTCTCGCTGGTTCAACCAGCCTTACAGGTTTACTTGCAGGAGTCACTGAACCAATTGTATACGGTTTGATCCTGCGTTATAAACGTGTGATTCCTATCGTGGTTATCGCAGGTGCGATCGGCGGTGCCATCAATGGTCACTTTGGTGTTAAAATGACTGCTTATGTGTTCCACAATATATTTGCCATTCCCGTCTATACACCAACGGTTGTCTACGTAATTGCGATTGCCTGCTCCTTTGCGGTAGCAGCAGTACTAACGGTGATGTTTGGTTATGAAAGCAAAACGAAAGACACAGCTTCCGAGACAAACAAATCTGTCTCCAGCACATCGGCTGAAAGTACGCCGGTAGAGCTTCCTGTCGTACCTGAGACTCAAACAACAGAAATCAAGAAAGAACAAATTTATAGCCCACTTACAGGTAAAGCCGTAGCACTGAGTACCATTAACGACCCAGCCTTTTCAACTGGTGCTATGGGCAAAGGTTTGGCGATTGTCCCTGAGATTGGTGAAGTTGTCGCTCCGGTAGATGGTGTTGTCACTTCCCTCTTCCCGACTGGACATGCCATTGGATTAACAACTAACGCAGGAACGGAAATTCTGATTCATATTGGCATCAACACAGTAGCGTTGAAGGGAAAACACTTCACTCCTGTCGTTCAGGAAGGTGATATCGTCAGACAGGGCGATCTGTTGATCCAGTTTGACATCGATAAGATCAAGGAAGCCGGATACGAAACCGTAACACCTGTCATTGTGACCCTAACGCAGCAAGAAGTGGATGTGTTCGAAACGAATCAAGAACATGTACAGAAAAACGATGTCCTGCTGACTCTCGTTGTCTAACACAACTTATATTATACGAATTCAACTTAGGAGGAACTAACCATGAAACATACTCAACTGAAACCATTCCCTAAAGATTTCTTCTGGGGAGGTTCAACCTCTGCCTATCAGATTGAGGGAGCCTGGAATGAAGATGGCAAAGGCCCTTCTGTCATTGACATGGGCAATCATGTGGAAGGTGTAACCGACTTCAAGGTAACCAGTAATCACTATTATATGTACAAAGAAGATGTGGCGTTGCTAGCCGAAATGGGCTTCAAAGCCTACCGTTTCTCGATCGCATGGACACGCATCTATCCGCAAGGAGCGGGTGAAGTAAATCCGAAGGGGCTCGCGTTTTACGATTCTCTCATTAATGAGTTAATTAAATACGGTATTGAACCCATAGTGACGATGTATCACTTCGATCTTCCTTATGCGCTTGAGGAAAAAGGTGGGTGGTCCAACCGTGCAACGATTGATGCTTTTGAACAATATGCCAAGACCCTTTATGAGAACTACGGAGACCGGGTTAAATATTGGTTGACCATTAACGAACAAAATATGCTGATCCTGCATCCTGGCTCTCTGGGTACACTGGATACAACACTTGTTGATCCGCAAAAAACACTGTATCAGCAAAATCACCACATGCTGGTTGCTCAAGCTAAAGCGATGGTCCTGTGTCATGAAATGCTGCCTGAAGCCAAGATTGGCCCAGCTCCTAATATCGGTGTAATTTACCCGGCTAGCTCCAAACCAGAAGACACACTCGCGGCTGATAACTATGCTGCCATTCGTAACTGGCTCTATCTCGATATGGCGGTATATGGGCGTTATAATCATATTGCCTGGAGTTATCTCGAAGAAAAAGGATATACGCCTGTCATTGAGGACGGAGATATGGATATCCTTGCTCAAGGAAACCCTGATTTTATTGCGTTTAACTACTATACTTCCCAGACGGTTGGTGAAAGTCTGAACGATGGTAATGACTTCTCCCATACAGGAGATCAGCATGAAATCGTAGGTGAACCGGGCGCATATAGAGGATCTGTGAATCCTAATCTGCAAAAAACGGAGTTTGGTTGGGAAATTGATCCCGTGGGCTTCCGCTCTACCCTTCGCCAGATCTACTCCCGTTATCATCTACCATTGATTGTTACGGAAAACGGTCTGGGTGCCTTTGATAAGCTGGAGGAAGGCGACGTGGTTAACGATCCATATCGTATTGAATTCTTCAATAAACATATCGAACAGATTCAACTGGCGATTACGGATGGCGTGGATGTATTTGGCTTCTGCCCTTGGTCTGCGATCGATCTGGTTAGCACACATCAAGGGTCAAGCAAACGTTATGGATTCATCTATGTGGATCGTGAGGAATTCGATATCAAGGAATTGAGACGTATCCGCAAACAAAGTTTCCACTGGTATCAAAAACTGATTGAAACGAATGGAGAAATTCGTTAATACCGTACTATTAAAAAAATCGACTCCACATGAAACATGTGAAGTCGACTTTTTTGGTGTTGATGCATTGATGTGGAAGCTTTCTTTTCCAATTATAAAGTTACATTTCAGCCTTCGGTTGCTTTACCGCTTTGGCCCCTCTAAGTACCCGTAGGGATAACAGGAAACAGATCGCCAAAACGGCTGCTGCTGAAACGTAAGGATAGTTAATATTCACATCGAACAGTGCTCCAGCTACGATCGGACCTGCGATATTCCCCAAACTGGTATAAGCCGAGTTCAGTCCGGCCACAAAGCCTTGTTGTTCTTGTGCCAGTTTGGACATCTGTGTACTGATCGCCGGACGTAAAATATCCATACCCAGAAAGACGATAAACGTTACGACAAGAATCATCCAGTACGTACTTACAAACAAGGTCAACAGTACAAATACGGCTACAAATAACAGACAGACCGATATAACCATCTTTTCACCAAACCGGTTGAGCAACCAACCGATCAGAGATACTTGTACAACCGCACCCGCGATGGAACCAAAAGTAATAATGAATGCAATGTCTTTGGTCGTGAAACCAAACTTGTGATCTACAAACAGAGAAAATACCGTCTCATAGTTCGCCAGACCAAATGCCATAACAAATACAATAATCAAGCTAAAAAAGTACGGTTCACGGTATGAATTCAGCAATTGGGATACCATGCCCGGAGCTTTGACCTTTGTTAAACCAGGGATAGGTTTACTTTGTTCTCCTGTACTTCGTGCAGATTCCGGCAAAATAATCAATGTAATAATTGATGCAAGCAACCCGGCAACCCCTGCGGCGTAGAAGGGAATTCGAATGCCAAAGTCCGCAATGTACCCACCAATTCCCGGACCGATGATAAATCCGGTTGTAATCGCTGCATTAATCAATCCCATACCTTTGCCGCGTTCTTCCTCCGTTGTAATATCTGCGGTGTAAGCCATAACCGCCGGGAAGATCATCGCCGCACCAATACCACCAAGCATCCGGGCTGCGAAGAGTAGCACTGGTGCGTTGACCGCACCAAACATAAACTCGGATACGGCAAAGATCAGCATGCCGCCAACGATAATTTTTTTACGTCCCCATGTATCCGACCAACGACCCGCAAGCGGGGAGAACAGAAACTGGGTGAAGGAAAATGCCGCTACCAGCAATCCGACCGTGAATCCGGTGATATGCAGTAGATCCATATACGCAGGCATGATCGGTACAACCAGACCAATACCCGTAAAAACGAGAAAAATATTAAACATTAACAGCAGCAGTGCGCCCCTGTTCCGTGTTAGTAATGCCATGATTCCATCCTCCGTAGTTGTCAAAATGTTGCTTAAGCTTTATCTTTTGCAATGCCGTGCAAGAATACACTAGCGGCCTGGCGATATAACGCAAGAGCCTGATCAGGCTCCATCCCCCGTGACATCTGACTAAGGCCAATAATGGTACTTTCCAATATGAGCGCGAGATTATCTACATTGTCTGCTTTGAACTCACCGCTCTCAATGCCTTGTTCTATCATTTGTTTATTAAATTGAATATGCCGCTCAAACATTAAGGAGATCCGCTCCTCAATATCGTTTTCTTTCTTCTCCCCTGTGAAGAACTCATCAGCCGCCTTTGTCAGCGGGTGATTCATGTCATCCATGACGAGTTGTTCAGCCAGACCGTATATCTTTTCCGTGGAGGTGCGATAGAGATGTTCTTTGGCCGCCCAACTCTCTTCCCACTCCCGATCCCACTCATCGATTAGATAGAGGAACAGACCTTCCTTACTTTTAAAATGGTAATATATATTGCCTTTGCTGCTGCCCGTCGCAGCTACAATATCCTCAATGGACGTTGCTTTATAACCTTTTTGTACAAAAAGGGCTTTGGAAGCATCCGCAAGTTTTTTCTTGGTCTGCTCAGTCTGTAGTTGTTTTTTATTCATATTCATTCCATTTCACTCCGTCCCATCCATACTGAACATTCGTTCTGTATTTTAACAGATGCACCCAATATAAGCAATGAAAAAGGTACGACTGACAAAAAAAGAACCTTCCTATTAATCTAGGAAGGCTCTAGTTATTTTCAGTTTATTACTCGGAAGGAAAAGCGCTGAGATCCATATAGGAAACTTCCCACAGGTGATCATCCAGATCCTGAAAACTCCATCCGTACATAAATCCGTGATCTTGTGGTTCGTTGGATGGCTTCCCTCCTGCATCGAGGGCAGCTTGTACAATCACATCTACCTGCTCACGGCTATCTACAGACAGGGCAACGATGACTTCGGTTGTATCGGCGGCATTGGAGATTTTTTTTGAAATGAAGGATTGGAAACGTTCCTCCACCAGAAGCATGGCATAAATATTATCCCCGATGATCATACAAGTAGCAGACTCGTCCGTAAAATTGGCGTCAAACTCAAATCCCACCTTGGTAAAAAACTCAACGGATTTCTTCAAATCTTGAACAGGTAAATTGACAAAAATCTGCTTAGCACGAATAGCCACCATCGATCACCTCGAACTCATAGAATAGATTCCACCTCAAAATAACACCTCGCGTATACGCTGTCAATTGATTATAATGGAGACATTCCAACTTGTGAGGTGACACGGATGTTGCTCCGTATTGTTCGAAGTAACTAGTCGTCGGGCTGGGTCAAAACGCGTACCAGCTATCAAGGGATACGTCTGTCCATTTGATCCTATTCGACCATTTACACTAGAACGATTTGGCACAACTCTCTTGTCCTGTTCAAACAAACTCACATTGGAGGAATATGAAAATGAAAAACAAAATAGATTACGCTGACTTTTATGAACGAGTAGGCCGGACGAATGGCTGGAACTTCAGCTCCATGAACGTTGTCTCGGAGAAAATCGGATGGAACTTCTATGAGGAAGTTGTTCGCCATACGCGATCGTCCGATCTGTTGCTGGATATTGGAACAGGTGGCGGAGAAGCTATTCTGTCCATTGCGGAAGATGCCTTATTACTGGTGGGAATTGATCTCGCTCAAGGAATGATTGAGACCGCACAGCATAATCTTCAGGCTACGGACGGTCATTCCAATGTACGCTTTCTTCATATGGACGCAGAAAAACTGGCTTTTCCAGATTACTTCTTTAATGTGGTATCTTCCAGACACTCTGGGTTCTCTGCTTCAGAAGTATTTAGGGTTCTTGCTCAGGGTGGGATATTTCTAACCCAGCAGGTCAGCGAACATGATAAATCCAACCTTTCAGAAGCTTTTGGCCGTGGACAGAGCCTTGGCATTCAACCTGGTACATTGATGGAACGATACATACATGAACTTCAAAAAGTAGGTTTCCAGGACATTCAGGTCCGTGAATATAATGTGGTGGAGCATTACGCTACATCCGAAGATTTGATGTTTCTCCTAACCCATGCACCCATCATTCCTGATTTCGGGAAGGTAGACACTGACTTTGAGCGATTCCAGCAGTTTGTGAATGAACATCACGACGAGAAGGGCATTCGTACCAACTCGGCACGCTTCATGATCACTGCCCGGAAATAAACGATTCCGTATTGAATAAAATGAAACAAAAAAAGTCCCGGTCTCATGTTCGAACTATAACATGGTGACCGGGTCTTTTCATTATGTTTGCGGAGGCTATATGTTAAATCAGAGTTACTGCGTAATCTCCAACTTTTCCAAAAAGGGCTTTAATTTATCCACGACATAGTGGCTTCCACCCCGGCCGTTCACCTCTTCAATCACAGCGGATAACAGAAAGGTCGGAGAATCGGTATCAAATACTACGAAAAATCCGTTTTCCTGCCCCTTCTCTCCCTTCTTTGCTTTCAGTTCGGCTGTTCCCGTCTTGCCCGCGAGTCCTCCAGGTATTGAATTCAAGGTATGAGCAGTGCCTCCCTGACGGGAAACAACTTCTCCCAATGCATCCTTAACCGTATTTGCGGCTTCCGGAGTAATAATTACCTCAGGCTCAGTGCTTTCTTTTCCCTCGATCAGAACAGGTTTCACCAACTTCCCTTCATTAATAAAAGGTGTAAATGACGATGCCAGATGAATCGGGGACATTAACATCTCCCCTTGCCCGTAGGACGTATCAGCGAGCAACACCTCGGACGACAGATTCAGATTCGCTTCGTTGGCATATTGGCTCGGCTTCAGATACAATTCATCCAGTCCAAAGTTATCGCCAAAACCAAATTTCTGGATCCCATCAATAAACTTGGCACTCCCCATCTCGATCGCTTCCATCGCAAAGTAAATATTGTCCGAGTACACTAGTGCATCGACCATGTTAACCGGTGATAAACTCTTCACACGCTTGACATAATAACCGCCCCAGCTATCGTCTTTACGCCATTGCAAGCCAGAGATATCATGGGTTTTGTCCGCTGTGGTTACCTTCTCCATCAGTCCCGCTGCGGCTGTAATCGCTTTGAAAGTTGATCCTGGTGCATATCGGGTAGTGACTCTGTTGATAAAAGGAAGCTTCTCATTCGCCGAATAAGCATCCCACTCTGCCTGAGTAAGTCCTGTGACCATTTTGTTCGGGTTATAGGAAGGCGCACTGACCAAAGCCAGCAGGTTGCCGTCCGTCGGATTCATCAGAACCATTGCACCGGCGTCTCCACCACTGGATAAAGTCTGATACAATTTCTTTTGCTGTTTGGAACTAATCGTCAACTGAATATTCTGTCCATCTACAGCATCCTTGCGAATAAGCTCAGAACGGGAGTTACCGGATTCATCGGTGATTTCAATCAGACCACCACGTTCACCACGCAGCTGCTTCTCCATGGACTGCTCCAAACCGGCTTTACCAATCCAATCCTCGGCGCGATAATACCCTTCCGTATCCTTATCCAGATCTTCCTTGGTGGCTTTGCGCACGTAACCAAT
The nucleotide sequence above comes from Paenibacillus sp. W2I17. Encoded proteins:
- a CDS encoding beta-glucoside-specific PTS transporter subunit IIABC, with the protein product MDHKKMGDDIVRLVGGEANINGLVHCATRLRFDLKDSKKAERETLEKHDGIITVVESGGQFQVVIGSNVAHVYAEIMKNRDFGGDSSSSAESTGEKTSLLSKVFEIISGSFSPLIPAMAGSGMLKALLTVLTMLGWMSDTSDTYLILSAAGNAVFYFLPIFLGITLGMKLKANPYVAGVIGAALMEPSFTGLMDKGSDVSFLGIPVVMMNYSASVFPIFISISIYAVLDKLLKKIILKDLQLFLVPMIALMIMVPLSAMAFGPFGTTVGDWISSGVTWLIGVSGILSGVVLGGFMTFMVVFGLHWGFTPITIQNIGVGGDPIEAMAAAAVFAQIGVAFGIFLKAKKNKTLRTLAGSTSLTGLLAGVTEPIVYGLILRYKRVIPIVVIAGAIGGAINGHFGVKMTAYVFHNIFAIPVYTPTVVYVIAIACSFAVAAVLTVMFGYESKTKDTASETNKSVSSTSAESTPVELPVVPETQTTEIKKEQIYSPLTGKAVALSTINDPAFSTGAMGKGLAIVPEIGEVVAPVDGVVTSLFPTGHAIGLTTNAGTEILIHIGINTVALKGKHFTPVVQEGDIVRQGDLLIQFDIDKIKEAGYETVTPVIVTLTQQEVDVFETNQEHVQKNDVLLTLVV
- a CDS encoding glycoside hydrolase family 1 protein, with the protein product MKHTQLKPFPKDFFWGGSTSAYQIEGAWNEDGKGPSVIDMGNHVEGVTDFKVTSNHYYMYKEDVALLAEMGFKAYRFSIAWTRIYPQGAGEVNPKGLAFYDSLINELIKYGIEPIVTMYHFDLPYALEEKGGWSNRATIDAFEQYAKTLYENYGDRVKYWLTINEQNMLILHPGSLGTLDTTLVDPQKTLYQQNHHMLVAQAKAMVLCHEMLPEAKIGPAPNIGVIYPASSKPEDTLAADNYAAIRNWLYLDMAVYGRYNHIAWSYLEEKGYTPVIEDGDMDILAQGNPDFIAFNYYTSQTVGESLNDGNDFSHTGDQHEIVGEPGAYRGSVNPNLQKTEFGWEIDPVGFRSTLRQIYSRYHLPLIVTENGLGAFDKLEEGDVVNDPYRIEFFNKHIEQIQLAITDGVDVFGFCPWSAIDLVSTHQGSSKRYGFIYVDREEFDIKELRRIRKQSFHWYQKLIETNGEIR
- a CDS encoding MFS transporter, encoding MALLTRNRGALLLLMFNIFLVFTGIGLVVPIMPAYMDLLHITGFTVGLLVAAFSFTQFLFSPLAGRWSDTWGRKKIIVGGMLIFAVSEFMFGAVNAPVLLFAARMLGGIGAAMIFPAVMAYTADITTEEERGKGMGLINAAITTGFIIGPGIGGYIADFGIRIPFYAAGVAGLLASIITLIILPESARSTGEQSKPIPGLTKVKAPGMVSQLLNSYREPYFFSLIIVFVMAFGLANYETVFSLFVDHKFGFTTKDIAFIITFGSIAGAVVQVSLIGWLLNRFGEKMVISVCLLFVAVFVLLTLFVSTYWMILVVTFIVFLGMDILRPAISTQMSKLAQEQQGFVAGLNSAYTSLGNIAGPIVAGALFDVNINYPYVSAAAVLAICFLLSLRVLRGAKAVKQPKAEM
- a CDS encoding TetR/AcrR family transcriptional regulator encodes the protein MNKKQLQTEQTKKKLADASKALFVQKGYKATSIEDIVAATGSSKGNIYYHFKSKEGLFLYLIDEWDREWEESWAAKEHLYRTSTEKIYGLAEQLVMDDMNHPLTKAADEFFTGEKKENDIEERISLMFERHIQFNKQMIEQGIESGEFKADNVDNLALILESTIIGLSQMSRGMEPDQALALYRQAASVFLHGIAKDKA
- a CDS encoding VOC family protein, which produces MAIRAKQIFVNLPVQDLKKSVEFFTKVGFEFDANFTDESATCMIIGDNIYAMLLVEERFQSFISKKISNAADTTEVIVALSVDSREQVDVIVQAALDAGGKPSNEPQDHGFMYGWSFQDLDDHLWEVSYMDLSAFPSE
- a CDS encoding class I SAM-dependent methyltransferase; its protein translation is MKNKIDYADFYERVGRTNGWNFSSMNVVSEKIGWNFYEEVVRHTRSSDLLLDIGTGGGEAILSIAEDALLLVGIDLAQGMIETAQHNLQATDGHSNVRFLHMDAEKLAFPDYFFNVVSSRHSGFSASEVFRVLAQGGIFLTQQVSEHDKSNLSEAFGRGQSLGIQPGTLMERYIHELQKVGFQDIQVREYNVVEHYATSEDLMFLLTHAPIIPDFGKVDTDFERFQQFVNEHHDEKGIRTNSARFMITARK
- a CDS encoding penicillin-binding transpeptidase domain-containing protein, which gives rise to MKSKRKLMYGLLPILFAGGIGMYLYMQNNKEAEAKPQTTVNQYIEHLQKKEFDQLYTLMTSASLQESGMNKEQFVEKYNAIYSGMEVSTVKAEVKPVDVAETASDGSKTDAEKQNPDTYEVDYNLQLTTFLGEVSETHTLKLVRHELEDGGKNWQINWQPSLILNDMVKGSKVRVRTLFPDRGDIVDRDGLPLATKGTMNEWGIVPEKLGDNPDQMIARIASHYQVSEDAIHKALAQTWVKPEYFVPIGSTEEFDVPESLSGVTMQSKEIRYYPLGDAAAHLIGYVRKATKEDLDKDTEGYYRAEDWIGKAGLEQSMEKQLRGERGGLIEITDESGNSRSELIRKDAVDGQNIQLTISSKQQKKLYQTLSSGGDAGAMVLMNPTDGNLLALVSAPSYNPNKMVTGLTQAEWDAYSANEKLPFINRVTTRYAPGSTFKAITAAAGLMEKVTTADKTHDISGLQWRKDDSWGGYYVKRVKSLSPVNMVDALVYSDNIYFAMEAIEMGSAKFIDGIQKFGFGDNFGLDELYLKPSQYANEANLNLSSEVLLADTSYGQGEMLMSPIHLASSFTPFINEGKLVKPVLIEGKESTEPEVIITPEAANTVKDALGEVVSRQGGTAHTLNSIPGGLAGKTGTAELKAKKGEKGQENGFFVVFDTDSPTFLLSAVIEEVNGRGGSHYVVDKLKPFLEKLEITQ